The Paenibacillus macerans genome includes a window with the following:
- a CDS encoding NUDIX hydrolase: protein MPEHIDKIAWICIRDGQILSVRSKGKELFYFPGGKREPGETDAETLQREIGEELSVRIKPETIAYYGAFEAQADGKPEGVLVKMTCYTADCAGDLAPASEIGELAWLGYADRDRTSLISRIIFDELHEKNLLA, encoded by the coding sequence ATGCCGGAGCATATCGATAAAATCGCTTGGATTTGTATCCGGGATGGGCAAATTTTGAGCGTCCGCTCCAAGGGGAAGGAGCTTTTTTATTTTCCCGGAGGGAAGCGGGAGCCCGGCGAAACCGACGCCGAAACGCTGCAGCGCGAAATCGGCGAGGAGTTGTCCGTACGCATCAAGCCGGAAACGATCGCCTATTACGGTGCGTTCGAGGCTCAAGCCGACGGCAAGCCGGAAGGGGTGCTCGTCAAGATGACGTGTTATACGGCCGACTGCGCGGGTGACCTTGCGCCCGCCTCCGAAATCGGAGAACTGGCCTGGCTCGGCTATGCCGACCGGGACCGGACGTCGCTGATCAGCCGGATCATTTTTGACGAGCTGCATGAGAAGAACTTGCTGGCTTGA
- a CDS encoding Crp/Fnr family transcriptional regulator yields the protein MKEIEDRGQLKAYMQTHQLDNVFTEPLIPHLTLLTFDQGELICAQGEPSGVMYVLVNGKIKIYNTSEEGRTLVISFKTPLEVIGDVEYIRGSDIINTVEAVSPVHMIAVEYRWLRKYCGDHSPLLRFLLDIITNKFYMKSSSLSFNLLYPVEVRLASYLLSVSFDESGAGYRRELSTADLTDAANLIGTSYRHLNRVLQKFAARGLIERSRKGILVKDREGLQKQTHRNIYE from the coding sequence TTGAAAGAAATCGAAGATCGCGGGCAGCTTAAAGCCTATATGCAGACGCATCAATTGGATAACGTATTTACGGAGCCGCTCATCCCGCACTTGACGCTGCTTACTTTCGACCAAGGCGAGTTGATTTGCGCCCAAGGGGAGCCCTCCGGGGTGATGTATGTTTTGGTGAATGGGAAAATCAAAATATACAACACGTCGGAGGAAGGGCGGACGCTCGTGATTTCCTTCAAGACGCCGCTTGAAGTGATCGGGGACGTGGAATATATCCGGGGCAGCGATATCATCAACACGGTCGAGGCGGTATCCCCGGTGCACATGATCGCAGTGGAGTACCGCTGGCTGCGGAAATACTGCGGCGATCATTCTCCGCTGCTGCGTTTTTTGCTGGACATCATCACTAACAAATTTTATATGAAGTCTAGCTCGCTGAGCTTTAATCTGCTGTATCCGGTGGAGGTCAGGCTTGCCAGTTATTTGCTGTCCGTATCGTTTGACGAATCCGGCGCGGGTTATAGGAGGGAGCTTAGCACCGCGGACCTGACGGATGCGGCCAATCTGATCGGCACCAGCTACCGGCATCTGAACCGGGTGCTGCAAAAGTTCGCCGCCCGCGGGCTGATCGAACGGAGCCGGAAGGGCATTTTGGTCAAGGACAGGGAAGGCCTGCAGAAGCAGACGCACCGGAATATTTACGAATAA
- a CDS encoding DMT family transporter, with translation MVLGILLALIAGSLVGIQNIFNNKVNEHTGTWTTTTLVLGLGFAASFVIGLLLEGKNMFALRDMQAWFYFSGLIGVGVVTCMVQGVKRLGPTYAVAIVMTSELGFALLFDSMGWLGLQKVPFTPKQLIGVLVIVGGIFVYKLGERRRSEAAATAKKAKREALN, from the coding sequence ATGGTTTTAGGGATCTTATTGGCGCTGATCGCGGGTTCTCTGGTCGGTATACAAAATATTTTTAACAACAAAGTCAATGAGCATACGGGTACCTGGACGACCACCACGCTCGTGCTGGGTCTCGGGTTTGCCGCTTCTTTTGTGATCGGATTGTTGCTCGAAGGGAAAAATATGTTCGCGCTGCGCGATATGCAGGCTTGGTTTTATTTCAGCGGCTTGATCGGCGTGGGCGTCGTCACCTGCATGGTGCAGGGAGTTAAACGTTTGGGGCCGACCTACGCCGTGGCGATCGTTATGACCTCCGAGCTGGGATTTGCTTTGTTGTTCGATTCCATGGGCTGGCTCGGGCTGCAGAAGGTTCCGTTTACGCCGAAACAGCTGATTGGCGTATTGGTCATCGTCGGAGGGATCTTCGTGTATAAACTGGGTGAACGGCGCCGGTCCGAGGCGGCGGCCACCGCCAAGAAGGCGAAGAGGGAAGCGTTGAACTGA
- the narJ gene encoding nitrate reductase molybdenum cofactor assembly chaperone: MIDLVKLHEYKEMFGFFAGQLAYPDKAAFRELREAEELNCPPAVREPIAAYRERMLLLSMDDIEEQYVQTFDFEKSSTLYMTYFKYEDSRERGQMLTALKGVYELYGLEMEGRELPDYLPVMCEFLYAAQWLNQEQAETAMQTLLTVLEDGTYKLMKSLEKQDSPYFYLIKGLRETFKLCLRQEVNASELG, encoded by the coding sequence GTGATTGATCTTGTCAAGCTGCATGAGTATAAAGAGATGTTCGGCTTTTTTGCCGGTCAATTGGCCTACCCCGACAAAGCGGCTTTTCGCGAGCTGCGCGAAGCGGAGGAGCTAAACTGCCCTCCTGCGGTCCGTGAACCGATCGCGGCATACCGGGAACGGATGCTCCTGCTCAGCATGGACGACATCGAAGAACAGTATGTGCAGACGTTCGATTTCGAGAAATCGTCGACGCTTTATATGACCTACTTCAAATATGAAGATTCGCGGGAACGCGGGCAAATGCTGACGGCGCTTAAGGGCGTTTACGAGCTGTACGGTCTGGAAATGGAAGGCCGGGAGCTGCCGGATTACCTGCCGGTGATGTGCGAGTTTCTCTATGCCGCCCAATGGCTGAATCAGGAGCAGGCCGAAACCGCCATGCAAACGCTGCTCACCGTGCTTGAAGACGGCACGTACAAACTGATGAAGTCGCTCGAGAAGCAGGACAGTCCTTATTTTTATCTCATCAAGGGGTTAAGGGAAACGTTTAAGCTGTGTCTTCGGCAGGAGGTGAACGCTAGTGAGCTTGGTTGA
- a CDS encoding nitrate reductase subunit alpha: MKKRSGLTFFKPKEGYSGNWSIVEEKSREWENMYRGRWSHDKVVRTTHGVNCTGSCSWKVFVKNGIITWENQQIDYPSCGPDMPEFEPRGCPRGASFSWYEYSPLRVKYPYMRGRLLRLWKEALAKQGDNPVEAWASIVENPEAAKSYKQARGKGGHVRVTWEEATRLIGAQLIYTIKKYGPDRIAGFTPIPAMSMISYASGARFISLLGGEMLSFYDWYADLPPASPQIWGEQTDVPESSDWYNAGYLIMWGSNVPLTRTPDAHFMTEVRYKGTKVVSVAPDHAENVKFADNWLAPHPGTDAAVAQAMTHVILDEFYVRRQEPMFLNYAKQYTDMPFLILLDSHEGKYKAGRFLRASDLGERSEHAEWKPVIIDEAENELIVPNGTMGQRWEKDVKWNLKLEREDGTAIKPALSVEGHEAEWTEIVFPYFDQSGNGTFARTIPAKRITLADGSTRLAATVYDLMLSQYGVKRPGGSNAHTAAGYDDASSHYTPAWQEKITGVKASLVVQIAREFAQNALDTGGRSMIIMGAGINHWFNSDTIYRSILNLVVLTASQGVNGGGWAHYVGQEKCRPIEGWSTIAFARDWQAPPRLQNATSFFYFATDQWKYEEMSTDSLKSPTGGQTKYSHPADYNVLAARLGWLPSYPQFNKSSLAFAAEAAAAGKTENADIIKYAYEQVVKGETKFAIEDPDAPENFPRTMFVWRSNLISSSAKGQEFFMKHLLGTHNGLLSTPNEEEKPQEIVWRNEVEGKLDLLVSLDFRMTATPMYADIVLPAATWYEKVDISSTDMHPFVHPFNPAIDPLWESRSDWDIYRTLAGVLSDMAKEHLPGVYKDIVSSPLGHDSIGEISQPYGEVKDWKRGEIEPVLGKTMPGFTVVERDYTKIYDKYVTLGPNLETGKVGAHGVSFPVKEEYEELKSINGAYFDDTIKNGRPKLHTARHAANAVLHLSSATNGKVSQRAWESAEQEHGVELKDISADRAAEKITFANITAQPREVIPTPVFTGSNKSGRRYSPFTTNIERLVPFRTLTGRQHFYLDHEIFLQFGEALPVYKPTLPPMVFGPRDKQVAGGENALVLRYLTPHGKWNIHSTYQDNLHMLTLFRGGPTVWISREDAEQHNIADNDWLEVFNRNGVVTARAVVSHKMPKGTMFMYHAQDKHINVPGSAITKERGGSHNAPTRIHLKPTQLVGGYAQLSYGFNYYGPIGNQRDVYVAVRKLKEVDWLED; the protein is encoded by the coding sequence ATGAAAAAAAGATCAGGACTAACTTTTTTCAAACCGAAGGAAGGCTATTCGGGAAACTGGTCGATCGTTGAAGAAAAAAGCCGGGAATGGGAGAACATGTACCGCGGCCGCTGGTCGCACGACAAAGTGGTGCGCACGACGCACGGGGTCAACTGTACCGGCTCCTGCAGTTGGAAGGTTTTTGTGAAAAACGGCATCATCACCTGGGAAAACCAGCAGATCGATTATCCGTCCTGCGGGCCGGACATGCCGGAATTTGAGCCGCGCGGTTGTCCGCGGGGCGCATCGTTTTCCTGGTACGAATACAGCCCGCTGCGGGTGAAATATCCGTATATGCGCGGGCGCCTGCTGCGGCTGTGGAAAGAGGCGCTGGCAAAGCAAGGCGACAACCCGGTGGAGGCATGGGCCAGCATCGTGGAAAATCCGGAAGCCGCCAAATCGTATAAGCAAGCCCGCGGCAAAGGCGGCCATGTGCGCGTGACGTGGGAGGAAGCTACCCGTCTTATCGGCGCGCAGCTCATCTATACCATAAAAAAATACGGGCCCGACCGGATCGCCGGCTTTACGCCGATCCCGGCCATGTCGATGATCAGCTACGCATCGGGCGCGCGCTTTATCTCCCTGCTGGGCGGGGAAATGCTCAGCTTCTACGACTGGTACGCCGATTTGCCGCCGGCTTCGCCGCAAATCTGGGGCGAGCAGACCGACGTGCCGGAATCGTCCGACTGGTACAATGCCGGCTACCTCATCATGTGGGGCTCCAACGTGCCGCTGACGCGCACGCCGGACGCCCACTTTATGACCGAGGTGCGGTATAAAGGGACCAAAGTGGTGTCCGTAGCCCCGGACCACGCGGAAAACGTCAAGTTCGCCGACAACTGGCTGGCCCCGCATCCGGGAACCGACGCGGCCGTCGCGCAGGCGATGACGCATGTCATTTTGGACGAGTTCTACGTGCGGCGCCAGGAGCCGATGTTCCTGAACTATGCCAAGCAGTATACGGACATGCCGTTCCTGATTTTGCTCGATTCGCATGAAGGCAAATACAAGGCCGGACGGTTCCTGAGAGCCAGCGATCTCGGCGAACGTTCGGAGCACGCCGAATGGAAGCCCGTTATTATCGACGAAGCGGAAAACGAGCTGATCGTCCCCAACGGGACGATGGGGCAGCGCTGGGAAAAAGACGTGAAATGGAACCTCAAGCTCGAACGCGAAGACGGAACGGCCATCAAGCCGGCGCTTTCGGTCGAAGGCCATGAAGCCGAGTGGACGGAAATCGTCTTCCCGTATTTCGACCAGAGCGGCAACGGCACGTTTGCCCGGACGATTCCGGCGAAGCGGATTACGCTCGCCGACGGTTCGACCCGGCTGGCGGCCACCGTGTATGACCTGATGCTCAGCCAATACGGCGTGAAGCGTCCCGGCGGCTCGAACGCGCATACGGCGGCCGGCTATGACGACGCCAGCTCGCATTACACGCCGGCCTGGCAGGAGAAGATCACCGGCGTCAAAGCTTCGCTCGTCGTGCAAATCGCCCGGGAATTCGCCCAAAACGCGCTCGATACCGGCGGGCGCTCGATGATCATCATGGGCGCGGGCATCAACCACTGGTTCAACAGCGATACGATTTACCGCTCGATCCTGAACCTGGTTGTGCTGACGGCCTCGCAGGGCGTAAACGGCGGCGGCTGGGCCCACTATGTCGGCCAGGAAAAATGCCGGCCGATCGAGGGCTGGTCGACGATCGCGTTCGCCCGCGACTGGCAGGCCCCGCCAAGGCTGCAAAACGCCACCTCGTTTTTCTATTTCGCCACCGATCAGTGGAAATACGAGGAAATGAGCACGGATTCACTCAAATCGCCGACGGGCGGCCAAACGAAATACAGCCATCCGGCGGATTACAACGTGCTGGCCGCGCGCCTGGGCTGGCTGCCGTCTTACCCGCAGTTCAACAAAAGCAGCCTGGCTTTTGCCGCGGAAGCGGCGGCAGCCGGAAAGACCGAAAACGCCGACATTATCAAGTACGCGTACGAACAGGTCGTGAAGGGCGAAACGAAGTTTGCGATCGAGGACCCGGACGCGCCGGAGAACTTCCCGCGTACGATGTTCGTTTGGCGCTCGAACCTGATCTCCAGCTCGGCCAAAGGGCAGGAGTTCTTCATGAAACATCTGCTCGGCACGCATAACGGGCTGCTGTCCACGCCGAACGAAGAGGAAAAGCCGCAGGAAATCGTCTGGCGCAATGAGGTCGAAGGAAAGCTCGACCTGCTTGTGTCTTTGGATTTCCGCATGACCGCGACGCCGATGTACGCCGATATCGTGCTGCCGGCGGCGACCTGGTACGAGAAGGTCGACATCTCCTCGACCGACATGCACCCGTTCGTGCATCCGTTTAACCCGGCGATCGATCCGCTGTGGGAATCGCGCTCCGACTGGGATATTTACCGCACGCTGGCCGGCGTCCTGTCGGACATGGCGAAAGAGCATCTGCCGGGCGTCTACAAGGACATCGTAAGCTCACCGCTCGGCCATGATTCCATCGGCGAAATCTCCCAGCCGTACGGCGAGGTGAAGGATTGGAAACGCGGCGAGATCGAGCCGGTCCTGGGCAAAACGATGCCCGGCTTTACCGTGGTTGAGCGGGATTACACGAAAATTTACGACAAATACGTTACGCTCGGGCCTAATCTCGAGACCGGCAAAGTCGGCGCCCACGGGGTATCGTTCCCGGTGAAGGAAGAGTACGAAGAACTTAAGTCCATCAATGGCGCTTATTTCGACGACACGATCAAAAACGGGCGGCCGAAGCTGCATACGGCCAGACACGCGGCCAACGCCGTGCTGCATCTGTCTTCGGCGACGAACGGGAAAGTTTCGCAGCGGGCTTGGGAATCCGCCGAGCAGGAACACGGTGTGGAGCTTAAGGATATTTCTGCCGACCGCGCCGCCGAAAAGATCACGTTCGCGAACATTACGGCCCAGCCGCGCGAGGTTATTCCGACGCCGGTGTTCACCGGCTCGAACAAATCGGGCCGCCGGTATTCGCCGTTTACGACCAATATCGAACGGCTTGTTCCGTTCCGCACGTTGACCGGGCGGCAGCATTTTTACCTGGATCACGAAATCTTCCTCCAGTTCGGCGAAGCCTTGCCGGTTTATAAGCCGACGCTGCCGCCGATGGTGTTCGGCCCCCGCGACAAGCAGGTCGCCGGAGGCGAAAACGCGCTGGTGCTGCGGTATTTGACGCCGCACGGCAAATGGAACATCCACAGCACGTACCAAGACAACCTGCACATGCTGACCTTGTTCCGCGGCGGCCCAACCGTGTGGATCAGCCGCGAGGACGCCGAGCAGCACAACATCGCCGACAACGATTGGCTGGAAGTGTTCAACCGCAACGGCGTCGTGACGGCGAGAGCGGTCGTCAGCCACAAAATGCCGAAAGGCACGATGTTTATGTATCATGCCCAGGACAAACACATCAACGTGCCGGGCTCCGCGATTACCAAGGAGCGGGGCGGCAGCCACAACGCGCCGACGCGCATCCATTTGAAGCCGACGCAATTGGTCGGCGGTTACGCCCAGCTGAGCTATGGCTTTAACTACTACGGTCCGATCGGCAACCAGCGGGACGTGTACGTGGCCGTGCGCAAACTGAAGGAGGTCGATTGGCTTGAAGATTAA
- a CDS encoding GNAT family N-acetyltransferase, which yields MQLKFETITYWDETWWERLGPIYREAFPHGSKPEKVLRSMLNKGIACMHAGTLDGEAAAMAVAGFSGPVENRRLILDYMAIRRDLRGKGLGAGFFKQIRDWAASESQVKAIIIEAEADDTEENRSRLKFWERCGFIATSYLHQYIWVPEPYRALYLPLSAGFAVTDDGQSLFRDITSFHHKSFRGH from the coding sequence TTGCAGCTAAAATTCGAAACAATAACGTATTGGGACGAAACCTGGTGGGAACGGCTCGGCCCGATTTACCGGGAAGCCTTCCCGCACGGATCCAAACCGGAAAAAGTGCTGCGAAGCATGTTAAACAAGGGGATCGCCTGCATGCACGCAGGGACTCTGGACGGCGAAGCGGCTGCCATGGCGGTTGCCGGGTTTAGCGGCCCTGTGGAAAATAGACGGCTGATCCTGGATTATATGGCCATCCGCCGCGATTTGCGCGGAAAAGGGCTGGGCGCGGGCTTTTTCAAGCAAATCCGCGATTGGGCGGCCAGCGAAAGCCAAGTTAAGGCAATCATCATTGAAGCCGAGGCCGATGATACGGAGGAAAACCGCAGCCGCCTGAAATTTTGGGAGCGGTGCGGTTTTATCGCCACGTCTTATTTACACCAGTATATTTGGGTCCCCGAGCCCTACCGCGCCCTTTACCTTCCGCTGTCCGCCGGTTTTGCCGTCACGGATGACGGGCAATCCCTTTTTCGCGATATCACTTCGTTTCATCACAAATCGTTCCGCGGACATTAA
- the narH gene encoding nitrate reductase subunit beta produces MKIKAQIAMVMNLDKCIGCHTCSVTCKSTWTNREGAEYVWFNNVETKPGIGYPKRWEDQEQYKGGWTLKNGKLELKSGSKLSKIALGKIFYNPDMPEMKDYYEPWTYDYEKLTNSGEKKHQPTARPKSAVSGEPMDIDWGPNWEDDLAGGHITGPKDPNIEKIEEEIKFSFEQSFMMYLPRLCEHCLNPSCVASCPSGAIYKRDEDGIVLVDQEACRGWRYCMTGCPYKKVYFNWKTNKAEKCTFCFPRIEAGLPTVCSETCTGRIRYLGVLLYDADRVQEAASMPNEQDLYQAQLDLFLDPNDPAIIEQARKDGLSEEWLEAAQNSPVYKLAIEYKLAFPLHPEYRTLPMVWYVPPLSPIMSYFEGRDSIQNPDLIFPAIEEMRTPIQYLANMLTAGDTGAVKVALQRMAMMRSYQRAHFSGKPFDESRLDRVGMSARQIEEMYRLLAIAKYEDRFVIPTSHKEGYMDPYRAQGSEGFGMDCGGCGPAFTAQEKGKSGQDLYEQNFYGGIWRD; encoded by the coding sequence TTGAAGATTAAAGCGCAAATTGCCATGGTGATGAATCTCGATAAGTGTATCGGCTGCCATACGTGCAGCGTCACATGCAAAAGCACCTGGACGAACCGCGAAGGCGCGGAATACGTCTGGTTCAACAACGTGGAGACGAAGCCGGGCATCGGCTATCCAAAGCGTTGGGAGGACCAGGAGCAGTACAAAGGGGGCTGGACGCTGAAGAACGGCAAGCTGGAGCTGAAATCCGGCAGCAAGCTGTCCAAGATCGCCCTCGGGAAAATTTTCTACAACCCGGACATGCCGGAAATGAAAGATTATTACGAGCCGTGGACCTACGACTATGAGAAGCTGACGAATTCGGGCGAGAAAAAGCACCAGCCTACGGCGCGCCCGAAATCGGCGGTCTCCGGCGAGCCGATGGACATCGACTGGGGGCCCAACTGGGAAGACGATCTGGCCGGCGGACATATCACCGGGCCCAAAGATCCCAACATCGAAAAAATCGAAGAGGAGATCAAATTCAGCTTCGAGCAGTCGTTTATGATGTACCTGCCGCGGCTCTGTGAGCATTGCCTCAACCCAAGCTGCGTGGCGTCCTGCCCTTCGGGCGCGATCTACAAGCGCGATGAGGACGGCATCGTGCTCGTCGACCAGGAGGCCTGCCGCGGCTGGCGCTACTGCATGACGGGCTGCCCGTACAAGAAGGTGTACTTCAACTGGAAAACGAACAAGGCGGAAAAATGCACCTTCTGCTTCCCGCGCATCGAGGCGGGGCTGCCGACCGTTTGCTCGGAAACGTGCACCGGCCGGATCCGCTACCTCGGCGTGCTGCTGTACGACGCGGACCGCGTGCAGGAAGCGGCTTCCATGCCGAATGAGCAGGACTTGTACCAGGCGCAGCTGGACCTGTTCCTCGATCCGAACGATCCCGCAATCATCGAGCAGGCGCGCAAGGACGGGCTTAGCGAGGAATGGCTCGAAGCCGCGCAAAATTCGCCGGTATACAAACTGGCGATCGAATATAAGCTGGCGTTCCCGCTGCACCCGGAATACCGCACGCTGCCGATGGTTTGGTACGTGCCGCCGCTGAGCCCGATCATGAGCTATTTCGAAGGCCGGGATTCGATTCAAAATCCGGACCTGATCTTCCCGGCGATCGAAGAGATGAGAACGCCGATCCAATATTTGGCCAATATGTTGACCGCCGGAGACACCGGGGCGGTAAAAGTCGCGCTGCAGCGCATGGCGATGATGCGTTCGTATCAGCGGGCGCACTTTTCCGGGAAACCGTTTGACGAAAGCCGCCTGGACCGGGTAGGCATGTCAGCCCGGCAAATCGAGGAAATGTACCGCCTGCTGGCGATCGCCAAATACGAAGACCGCTTCGTGATTCCGACTTCGCATAAGGAAGGCTACATGGACCCGTACCGCGCCCAGGGCTCGGAAGGGTTCGGAATGGACTGCGGCGGCTGCGGCCCGGCCTTCACTGCGCAGGAAAAAGGCAAGAGCGGCCAGGATTTATACGAACAGAACTTTTACGGGGGGATCTGGCGTGATTGA
- a CDS encoding GAF domain-containing protein, with protein MKPLSSDYQFKIDQLREQAGYDFAALAFAQTAVNDYVITWQFASGNLNDRYKRIVLQSGKGIAGIVFKTGIPILVTSVREQLNQKELINYPIVMSEKLTGLAAIPLYLADRVEGVLLIGCRGGQTMPQDTLQALYGALHGRFGDFAVKELTIP; from the coding sequence ATGAAGCCATTGTCCAGCGATTACCAGTTCAAAATAGATCAGCTTAGGGAGCAAGCGGGTTACGATTTCGCCGCCCTCGCGTTCGCGCAGACGGCGGTCAACGATTACGTGATCACGTGGCAATTCGCTTCCGGCAATTTAAATGACCGCTATAAGCGCATCGTTCTCCAATCCGGAAAAGGGATTGCCGGCATCGTGTTCAAAACCGGCATCCCGATCCTGGTGACCAGCGTCCGGGAGCAGCTCAACCAAAAGGAATTAATCAATTATCCGATCGTCATGTCGGAGAAGCTGACCGGCCTTGCGGCCATTCCCTTATATTTGGCGGACCGCGTGGAAGGTGTGCTGCTGATCGGCTGCCGCGGGGGGCAAACGATGCCCCAAGACACGCTGCAAGCCTTATACGGGGCGCTTCACGGCCGGTTCGGAGATTTTGCCGTAAAGGAGTTGACCATCCCGTGA
- a CDS encoding DMT family transporter has translation MKGLLFAFLAGAFITLQGVANSRISSSIGTWPAAALTQFTGFIAAWLIWLFIRDGNLKQLGRVQPLYLGGGALAAIIIFSNVTAIQHVGVTLSIAAVLIAQLCMTFLIDSTGWFGIEKKKMRLPQFVGIALMIAGVAILKL, from the coding sequence ATGAAAGGCTTGTTATTTGCGTTTTTGGCGGGGGCCTTTATTACACTCCAAGGGGTGGCGAATTCGCGGATCAGCTCGAGCATCGGCACCTGGCCTGCGGCCGCGTTAACGCAGTTCACCGGCTTTATCGCGGCCTGGCTCATCTGGCTGTTTATCCGGGACGGCAATCTGAAGCAGCTGGGGCGCGTGCAGCCGTTATATCTCGGCGGCGGAGCGCTCGCGGCGATCATTATTTTCTCCAATGTCACGGCGATTCAGCATGTCGGGGTCACGCTTTCGATCGCGGCCGTGCTGATCGCCCAGCTGTGCATGACTTTCCTGATCGACAGCACCGGATGGTTTGGCATCGAAAAGAAAAAAATGCGGCTGCCGCAGTTTGTCGGCATCGCGCTGATGATTGCCGGCGTCGCGATTCTTAAATTGTAG
- the narI gene encoding respiratory nitrate reductase subunit gamma, protein MSLVDQFAWVIFPYLCVAVFIVGHIFRYRYDQFNWTAKSSEFIEKKQLMIGSLLFHIGVIPVILGHVAGLGIPKSWMNAMGVSEHLYHIGAMYGGGFFGVVTFAGMLILTARRLTKKTIRRLSSVSDIVVNLLLLSIVFMGLFSTLVTNNVQPEFDYRETISVWFRNLLVFRPEAAYMAEVPLSFKIHIIGGFLIFALWPFTRLVHVWSVPLNYARRSYILYRKHRQH, encoded by the coding sequence GTGAGCTTGGTTGATCAGTTTGCCTGGGTTATATTTCCTTATCTGTGCGTCGCCGTTTTTATCGTCGGCCATATTTTCCGCTACCGCTACGACCAATTTAACTGGACGGCCAAATCCAGCGAATTTATCGAGAAAAAACAGCTGATGATCGGCAGCCTTCTGTTCCATATCGGCGTCATTCCGGTCATTCTCGGGCATGTCGCCGGGCTGGGGATTCCGAAGTCGTGGATGAACGCCATGGGCGTCAGCGAGCATTTGTACCATATCGGCGCGATGTACGGCGGGGGATTTTTCGGCGTCGTCACGTTTGCCGGGATGCTGATCTTGACGGCGCGCCGCCTGACGAAAAAAACGATCCGCCGCTTAAGCTCGGTTTCGGATATCGTGGTCAATTTGCTGCTATTGTCCATTGTTTTTATGGGCCTGTTCTCCACGCTGGTTACAAACAATGTGCAGCCGGAATTCGATTACCGGGAGACGATATCGGTGTGGTTCCGCAACCTGCTGGTGTTTCGCCCGGAGGCCGCCTATATGGCGGAAGTGCCGCTTTCGTTTAAAATTCATATTATAGGGGGATTTTTGATTTTTGCGCTGTGGCCGTTTACCCGGCTCGTTCATGTTTGGAGTGTACCCTTGAATTATGCCCGGAGAAGCTATATCCTTTATAGGAAGCACCGCCAGCATTAA